From Methanocella paludicola SANAE, a single genomic window includes:
- the rimI gene encoding ribosomal protein S18-alanine N-acetyltransferase, with amino-acid sequence MYFLITIRPFEFDDSRAVLDMEEAIFNEPNPLLYAMIESRPAEGFIVAEEDGEVCGYLLGTLLMDEARILLIAVKDSRRRMGIGSRLVNEYIESVKGRASMIRLEVRSSNLAAQTFYFKLGFRFIGMVSNYYRNGDNAYIMVRPMENFTLFL; translated from the coding sequence GTGTATTTCCTGATCACGATCAGGCCTTTCGAGTTCGACGATTCACGGGCCGTCCTGGACATGGAGGAGGCGATCTTCAACGAGCCGAACCCTCTATTGTACGCGATGATCGAGAGCCGGCCGGCAGAGGGCTTCATCGTGGCAGAGGAGGACGGCGAGGTCTGCGGCTATTTACTGGGCACCCTGCTAATGGACGAGGCCAGGATATTGTTGATCGCGGTGAAGGACAGCCGCAGGCGCATGGGGATCGGCTCCAGACTGGTCAACGAGTACATCGAATCCGTCAAGGGCAGGGCCAGCATGATCCGCCTGGAAGTGCGCTCGAGCAACCTTGCGGCGCAGACGTTCTACTTCAAGCTCGGGTTCAGGTTCATCGGCATGGTGAGCAATTACTACCGGAATGGCGATAACGCCTACATCATGGTAAGGCCGATGGAAAATTTCACGCTATTCCTTTAA
- the argH gene encoding argininosuccinate lyase → MENKEDILRRGRLSAAKSEEINAFTSSLQADRWIFPSDIMVDKAHTAMLARQGVIDKKDAAAILKALDSIGAGGVDAVDIPAFEDVHMAIESKLIKSVGENVGGRMHSGRSRNDEVITCVRISARKELLGLMADLLELRKAIVGLASNNMDTVMPGFTHLQHAQPTTLAHHLMAHASALDRDFERLLDAYKFININPLGSAAFASTGYPLDREYTTKLLGFDRPMDNSMDGVSSRDFILTTISAIAILETDLSRLADELVLWSTPEFGFVELDDAYASTSSIMPQKKNPDILELVRGRAGTVIGHMVAAFTIVKALPYSYNSDLQEVTPQLLRSFEISRSSVRIMTGAVSTLKINNEEMARKSTMGFTTATEIADTIVRATGLPFRTAHGIVGRLARGDGNPSLADVDRASMDMIGKKLSRMGLTEKALEEAKDPLKNVRRRSILGGPAKAAVTSKIAAEKERLKADAKAASGLAKKLAKAEGGLAKAVSDIIKG, encoded by the coding sequence ATGGAGAATAAGGAAGACATACTTCGAAGGGGCAGGCTTTCAGCCGCCAAGAGCGAAGAGATCAACGCATTCACTTCCTCGCTGCAGGCGGACAGGTGGATATTCCCCTCGGACATCATGGTGGACAAAGCCCACACGGCCATGCTCGCCAGGCAGGGCGTCATCGATAAGAAGGACGCCGCCGCCATACTTAAGGCACTGGACAGTATCGGGGCAGGCGGCGTGGACGCCGTGGACATACCGGCTTTCGAGGACGTCCACATGGCCATCGAGTCTAAGCTCATCAAGTCCGTAGGCGAGAACGTCGGGGGACGCATGCACTCCGGGCGCTCCCGGAACGACGAGGTCATCACCTGCGTCCGCATCTCCGCCCGGAAAGAGCTGTTAGGCCTCATGGCCGACCTGCTGGAGCTGCGAAAGGCCATCGTAGGGCTCGCCTCTAATAACATGGACACGGTGATGCCGGGCTTCACTCACCTGCAGCACGCCCAGCCCACAACGCTGGCCCACCACCTGATGGCGCACGCGTCCGCCCTCGACAGGGACTTCGAGAGGCTGCTTGACGCCTATAAATTCATTAACATCAACCCCCTGGGAAGCGCCGCGTTCGCGTCCACGGGCTATCCGCTGGACAGGGAGTACACCACGAAGCTCCTCGGCTTCGACCGGCCGATGGATAACTCGATGGACGGCGTCTCTTCAAGGGATTTCATTCTTACTACCATAAGCGCCATCGCCATCCTGGAGACGGACCTGAGCAGGCTGGCGGACGAGCTGGTGCTGTGGAGCACCCCGGAGTTCGGGTTCGTGGAGCTTGACGACGCCTACGCCTCCACGAGCAGCATCATGCCCCAGAAGAAGAACCCCGACATCCTCGAGCTCGTTCGCGGCCGCGCTGGCACTGTCATCGGCCACATGGTGGCCGCCTTCACCATCGTCAAGGCGCTGCCTTACAGCTACAACAGCGACCTGCAGGAAGTCACCCCTCAACTGTTACGCTCATTCGAAATAAGCCGCTCCTCCGTGCGCATCATGACGGGGGCGGTGAGCACGCTTAAAATAAATAATGAAGAGATGGCCCGGAAGAGCACCATGGGGTTCACCACGGCCACCGAGATCGCCGACACCATCGTCAGGGCCACGGGGCTGCCCTTCAGGACCGCCCACGGCATCGTTGGCAGGCTGGCCCGAGGGGACGGGAATCCTTCATTAGCGGACGTGGACCGGGCCTCGATGGACATGATAGGGAAGAAGCTGAGCAGGATGGGGCTGACAGAAAAGGCGCTGGAAGAGGCGAAGGACCCTCTTAAGAACGTCCGGCGCAGGAGCATACTCGGGGGCCCGGCAAAGGCGGCCGTAACGAGTAAGATCGCCGCGGAAAAGGAGCGCCTGAAAGCGGACGCGAAGGCGGCCTCGGGCCTCGCGAAGAAGCTGGCGAAGGCCGAAGGCGGCCTGGCGAAGGCCGTGAGCGATATCATCAAGGGGTAA
- a CDS encoding radical SAM protein — translation MAVFSEVYDEDNDKVFVIRGTIEVRIPHNFYSQLKRKYSDEEIVSMQEPKILRHHHTKRELVYVTKESGLPLIGHTAFGLIDRGTNLIQVRPVSGCNLNCIFCSVDEGVSKSRRTDYIVDTDYLVEEFAKLAALKGDDVEAHIDGQGEPFIYPYMVELLEKLRKVPHVKVISAQTNGMLLDPEKIRAMEGLLDRINLSISSMDPRRGRMLAGTNLYDVEHVKEVARAVAASDIDLLLAPVWVPGFNDEDIPKLIEFGLEIGAGKRWPGFGIQNYVRYQFGKKVRGRPMKFSEFFKRLEEYGKQYGLNLKLTPADFGIHKAPGLPRAFRRGERVKLELVAPGRVFGEMLAVSRGRVIGVLTDRPAGSTVFAEITRTNDNVYVAVTAESRL, via the coding sequence ATGGCGGTCTTTTCCGAGGTGTACGACGAGGATAACGACAAGGTGTTCGTGATCCGGGGGACCATCGAGGTCCGGATCCCCCATAATTTTTACTCCCAGCTTAAGCGCAAGTATTCGGACGAGGAGATCGTGTCCATGCAGGAGCCCAAGATACTCCGGCACCACCACACGAAGCGGGAGCTTGTCTACGTGACGAAGGAGTCGGGGCTGCCCCTCATTGGCCACACGGCCTTCGGCCTCATCGACCGCGGGACGAACTTGATACAGGTCCGCCCGGTGTCGGGCTGCAACCTGAACTGTATTTTCTGCAGCGTCGACGAGGGGGTTAGCAAGAGCCGGCGGACGGACTACATCGTGGACACGGACTACCTGGTGGAGGAGTTCGCGAAGCTGGCCGCCCTGAAGGGGGACGATGTGGAGGCGCACATCGACGGCCAGGGAGAGCCTTTTATTTATCCTTACATGGTGGAGCTGCTGGAGAAGCTCCGAAAGGTGCCCCATGTTAAGGTCATTTCGGCCCAGACGAACGGCATGCTCCTCGACCCGGAAAAAATAAGGGCGATGGAGGGCCTGCTGGACCGCATCAACCTCTCCATATCGTCGATGGACCCCCGCAGGGGGCGTATGCTGGCCGGTACCAACCTGTACGACGTAGAGCACGTCAAGGAAGTCGCCAGGGCCGTCGCAGCAAGCGATATTGACCTGCTTCTGGCCCCCGTATGGGTGCCCGGGTTCAACGACGAGGACATCCCGAAGCTGATCGAGTTCGGCCTGGAGATAGGCGCCGGCAAGCGCTGGCCCGGGTTCGGCATCCAGAACTACGTCCGTTACCAGTTCGGCAAGAAGGTCAGGGGCAGGCCCATGAAGTTCTCCGAATTTTTTAAGCGGCTCGAAGAGTACGGGAAGCAGTACGGCTTAAATTTGAAACTCACGCCGGCTGACTTCGGCATACATAAGGCGCCGGGGCTTCCCAGGGCGTTCCGGAGGGGGGAGCGCGTGAAGCTGGAGCTCGTGGCTCCCGGGCGGGTGTTCGGCGAGATGCTCGCCGTGAGCAGGGGCCGGGTCATCGGCGTGCTGACAGACAGGCCCGCCGGGTCCACGGTGTTCGCCGAGATCACCCGGACGAACGACAACGTGTACGTGGCCGTCACGGCAGAGTCAAGGCTTTGA
- a CDS encoding BtrH N-terminal domain-containing protein, whose amino-acid sequence MKKILDGFVHRRGMHCDTTALRDVFEYSGHGLPEAALFGIGEGLGFYYWKSRNLRHPAIGGRIKPLELDRRACRNLGVGLKINTSTSPKRAYRVMKAMLEGGRPVMMRADIYYLEYRRTRHHCGAHNIVVAGLDEASDTVYVADRIADGLIELPVSRLIDARASLHKPFPPRNLWFEFAFPGSLSLDGSRVMGAIGMNAVEMLNSDVRSVGIGGIYYLASCIHQWKADFNKRDLEIACNAAYGSIEANGTGGGLYRHMYAEFLEYARGLTGVQELESIAGGYHQAGRMWTQAAKILKDVPCGCASLAEAAVAVEEIAAKEHELLTELLCVANLCCKNNGKTSIKTLEKD is encoded by the coding sequence ATGAAAAAGATCCTGGATGGTTTCGTTCACCGGCGCGGCATGCACTGCGACACCACGGCCCTCAGGGACGTGTTCGAGTACTCGGGCCACGGGCTCCCCGAGGCCGCGCTCTTCGGCATCGGCGAGGGTCTGGGCTTCTATTACTGGAAGAGCCGGAACCTGCGGCACCCGGCCATCGGCGGCCGGATCAAGCCTCTCGAGCTGGACCGGCGGGCGTGCCGGAACCTCGGCGTCGGCTTGAAAATTAACACCTCGACCAGCCCGAAGCGGGCCTACCGCGTCATGAAGGCGATGCTCGAGGGCGGCCGGCCCGTCATGATGCGGGCGGACATCTACTACCTGGAGTACCGGCGCACGCGCCACCACTGCGGCGCCCACAACATCGTGGTCGCAGGCCTGGACGAGGCATCCGATACAGTATACGTGGCGGACCGGATAGCGGACGGCCTCATCGAGCTCCCTGTATCACGATTAATAGACGCGAGGGCGTCCCTTCACAAGCCATTCCCGCCGAGGAACCTCTGGTTCGAGTTCGCCTTCCCCGGGAGCCTCTCGCTTGACGGCAGCCGGGTCATGGGGGCCATCGGCATGAACGCCGTGGAGATGCTCAACTCCGACGTGCGGAGCGTGGGCATCGGGGGCATTTATTATCTGGCCAGCTGCATCCACCAGTGGAAGGCCGACTTCAACAAGCGGGACCTGGAGATCGCCTGTAACGCCGCCTATGGCTCCATCGAGGCGAACGGCACGGGCGGAGGGCTCTACCGGCACATGTACGCCGAGTTCCTGGAGTACGCCCGGGGCCTGACGGGCGTACAAGAATTAGAAAGCATCGCCGGCGGCTACCACCAGGCCGGCAGGATGTGGACACAGGCGGCGAAAATTTTAAAGGACGTTCCCTGCGGCTGCGCCTCGCTCGCCGAGGCCGCCGTGGCCGTGGAGGAGATCGCCGCGAAGGAGCACGAATTGCTCACGGAGCTTTTGTGCGTGGCCAACCTGTGCTGTAAGAATAACGGGAAAACCAGCATCAAGACACTCGAAAAAGATTAA
- the dnaG gene encoding DNA primase DnaG: MEESDTTKYVIHAHISAEGVVERPDVVGAVFGQTEGLLGADLDLRELQKTGRIGRIEVNITSKYGKSSGNILIPSSLDKIETSILAAALETIDRVGPCISKISVTKIEDVRSSKRQQIIERAKHILTAMFDETVPESQELTDAVKSAVRVEEVTFIDNLPAGPGVMESDAIIVVEGRADVLNLLKCGIKNAIAVEGTNVPQLVAEMSKKKTVTVFTDGDRGGELILKELLQVADVDYVARPPEGKSVEDLTQKEIIKALRSKVPVEQVVEVPPRRRNKQQQQQREENGKPEGRPEGRPEGRPEGRPEGRPEGRPEGRPEGREYPREQREGYQRPERQERGERGETPRRKSYRRMEERQERQERREPREQQPQEQQPEVKKAEPKEAGEFAEIMKDLAGTLSAKLLDANKNVLQKVAVRDLANVLKETNGDVKSVVFDGVITQRMLDIAAEKNLEYLVGVKMGSIVKQPAGVKVITTE; encoded by the coding sequence ATGGAAGAATCCGACACTACAAAATACGTGATTCACGCTCATATCAGTGCTGAAGGCGTCGTAGAGCGCCCGGACGTGGTAGGAGCAGTGTTCGGCCAGACAGAAGGCCTTCTTGGCGCCGACCTCGACCTGAGGGAGCTCCAGAAGACCGGCAGGATAGGCCGGATCGAAGTGAACATCACCTCAAAGTACGGCAAGTCGAGCGGTAATATTTTAATACCGTCGAGCCTGGACAAGATCGAGACCTCGATCCTCGCGGCCGCGCTCGAGACCATCGACCGCGTAGGGCCGTGCATCTCCAAGATCTCCGTCACGAAAATCGAGGACGTCCGCTCCTCAAAGAGGCAGCAGATCATCGAGAGGGCCAAGCACATCCTCACCGCCATGTTCGACGAGACCGTGCCCGAGAGCCAGGAGCTCACCGACGCTGTCAAGTCCGCCGTAAGGGTCGAGGAGGTCACCTTCATCGACAACCTCCCGGCAGGGCCCGGCGTCATGGAGTCCGACGCGATCATCGTGGTCGAGGGCAGGGCCGACGTGCTCAACCTCCTCAAGTGCGGCATCAAGAACGCCATCGCCGTTGAGGGTACCAACGTCCCTCAGCTCGTCGCAGAGATGAGCAAGAAGAAGACGGTCACGGTGTTCACGGACGGCGACAGGGGCGGAGAGCTAATACTGAAAGAGTTGCTCCAGGTGGCCGACGTGGACTACGTGGCCAGGCCGCCCGAGGGCAAGAGCGTCGAGGACCTCACCCAGAAGGAGATCATCAAGGCACTACGGAGCAAAGTGCCCGTAGAGCAGGTCGTCGAAGTGCCCCCGCGCAGGCGCAACAAGCAGCAGCAACAGCAGCGCGAGGAGAACGGCAAGCCCGAGGGCAGGCCCGAAGGCAGGCCCGAAGGCAGGCCCGAAGGCAGGCCCGAGGGGAGACCGGAGGGCAGGCCTGAGGGGAGACCAGAGGGAAGGGAATACCCGAGGGAGCAGCGCGAAGGCTACCAGCGCCCGGAAAGGCAGGAGCGCGGTGAGAGAGGCGAAACGCCCAGGCGCAAAAGCTACCGCCGCATGGAAGAACGCCAGGAGCGGCAGGAAAGGCGTGAGCCCCGGGAGCAACAGCCGCAGGAACAGCAGCCTGAGGTCAAAAAAGCCGAGCCAAAAGAAGCCGGGGAATTCGCCGAAATAATGAAGGACCTGGCCGGCACGCTGAGCGCCAAGCTGCTGGACGCGAACAAGAACGTCCTGCAGAAGGTCGCGGTACGTGATCTCGCCAACGTCCTGAAAGAGACCAACGGCGACGTGAAGAGCGTCGTGTTCGACGGCGTCATCACGCAGCGCATGCTAGACATCGCCGCGGAGAAGAACCTCGAGTACCTCGTCGGCGTGAAGATGGGCAGCATCGTGAAGCAGCCCGCCGGCGTTAAGGTAATAACGACCGAATAA
- a CDS encoding UPF0146 family protein, which translates to MSIIGYEDIAGYIRARYPAGCKIVEVGIGGHPEVAELLQGDFDVVCTDVGESGPEGVRYVRDDIFRPSMALYEGASLIYSIRPPIDMQDCIAEVAKSVGADLLIRPFSSERTDLKKYFRNFRVVNYKSAVFFMYDNASPPGP; encoded by the coding sequence ATGTCAATTATAGGTTATGAGGACATCGCGGGCTACATCAGGGCGCGGTATCCCGCAGGATGCAAGATCGTGGAGGTGGGCATAGGCGGCCACCCCGAGGTGGCGGAGCTCCTCCAGGGAGACTTCGACGTGGTCTGCACCGACGTCGGGGAGAGCGGCCCCGAAGGAGTGCGATACGTGAGGGACGACATCTTCAGGCCCAGCATGGCGCTATACGAGGGAGCGTCGCTGATATACTCGATAAGGCCCCCCATCGACATGCAGGACTGCATCGCCGAAGTGGCGAAGTCGGTCGGCGCCGACCTGCTGATAAGGCCCTTCTCCTCCGAGCGCACGGACCTGAAAAAATATTTCCGGAACTTCAGGGTCGTCAACTATAAAAGCGCCGTTTTTTTCATGTACGACAACGCCAGTCCTCCAGGGCCTTAA
- a CDS encoding RIO1 family regulatory kinase/ATPase — protein sequence MGEYGRAPDVLERAGHAVLNNFFVEAALVFLISVLYISAQGADRLLGTGFRRTLLDWMQAVSRDRLNFLRKAQIRHVFKKKYGMKKIKIRLAGGSYWLSIPCIVKGVCKKTRSERKFLAKVMNERSALKHKYMTLFRNIGVIAEGVDLKFDDYHCGLEMGQYERLCLEKLRNASVNAPKVYGLHKMGGADYMLVMEYIDGKPLSKAEMSGEIMDQLFLILKKMRENGILHGDVKLDNFMLSNGRVYVFDCLKIDRSGIEEAAAFDLACLLCALSGRLPPGEVVKNARKFYSPSDLGRAAGMVDMALYKADLNLSDDRKKELKESLKALTLP from the coding sequence ATGGGCGAGTACGGGAGGGCGCCGGACGTACTCGAAAGGGCGGGACACGCCGTACTGAATAACTTTTTCGTGGAGGCGGCGCTCGTATTCCTTATCAGCGTCCTCTATATCTCCGCGCAGGGCGCCGACCGCCTCTTAGGCACCGGGTTTCGCAGGACCCTGCTCGACTGGATGCAGGCCGTCTCCCGGGACAGGCTGAACTTCCTGAGGAAGGCCCAGATAAGGCACGTTTTCAAAAAGAAGTACGGGATGAAGAAGATCAAGATAAGGCTGGCAGGAGGCTCCTACTGGCTCTCCATCCCCTGCATCGTGAAGGGCGTCTGCAAAAAAACGCGCTCTGAGAGGAAGTTCCTGGCCAAGGTCATGAACGAGCGGAGCGCCCTTAAGCATAAGTACATGACCCTTTTCAGGAACATCGGCGTCATCGCCGAGGGAGTCGACCTCAAGTTCGACGATTACCACTGCGGGCTGGAGATGGGCCAGTACGAGCGGCTTTGCCTTGAAAAATTGCGAAACGCCTCGGTGAACGCCCCGAAAGTTTACGGCTTACATAAGATGGGCGGCGCCGACTATATGCTGGTCATGGAGTACATCGACGGGAAGCCCCTCTCGAAGGCCGAAATGAGCGGCGAGATCATGGACCAGCTATTCTTAATATTGAAAAAGATGAGGGAGAACGGCATCTTACACGGCGACGTCAAGCTGGACAACTTCATGCTCTCGAACGGCCGGGTCTACGTGTTCGACTGCCTGAAGATCGACCGCAGCGGCATCGAAGAGGCCGCGGCCTTCGACCTGGCGTGCCTATTATGCGCCCTCTCGGGCAGGCTGCCGCCGGGCGAAGTCGTGAAAAACGCCCGGAAGTTCTATTCTCCATCGGACCTGGGCCGGGCCGCCGGAATGGTGGACATGGCGCTCTATAAGGCCGACCTCAACCTGAGCGATGATCGGAAAAAAGAGCTCAAAGAGAGCCTCAAAGCCTTGACTCTGCCGTGA
- the gatD gene encoding Glu-tRNA(Gln) amidotransferase subunit GatD, which produces MADYKEGDMVRVSSKGREYSGIVMPSRSDKIVLKMKSGYNAGLSLDGADVTVVERSPQPPKPARKAHPHNPGLPNISILSTGGTIASRVDYRTGAVSSQFTADDILDAIPELGDMANFNGRVLSMIFSEDMDASVWQNLARACHEEIKNGADGIIVTHGTDTLSYTAAALSFMVRSPVPIVLVGAQRSSDRPSSDNAMNMICATAVSTSDIAGVTVVMHGETSDDFCYVHRGTKVRKLHTSMRTAFQSVNVPPIARVDYATRKITPITGYVKRGEQELKLMGDMETKCALVKFYPGMSPEIIDYYREKSFKGLVLEGTGLGHVSTKWLPAIEKAVSAGITIVMTSQCINGRICDRVYSTGIDLLKAGAIEGEDMLPEVALVKLMWALGQTNDMAQVKRIMQHDYAGEIHWRSTV; this is translated from the coding sequence ATGGCGGACTACAAGGAAGGGGACATGGTCAGGGTCTCCAGCAAAGGAAGAGAGTACAGCGGCATCGTGATGCCCTCCCGGAGCGACAAGATCGTGCTGAAGATGAAGAGCGGCTACAACGCGGGCCTGTCCCTGGACGGCGCCGACGTGACGGTGGTAGAGCGCTCCCCCCAGCCTCCGAAGCCCGCAAGGAAGGCTCACCCCCACAACCCCGGGCTGCCTAACATATCCATCCTGTCGACGGGCGGCACCATCGCCAGCCGGGTAGATTATCGTACCGGCGCGGTGTCGAGCCAGTTCACCGCCGACGACATCCTGGACGCCATACCCGAGCTGGGGGACATGGCGAACTTCAACGGCCGGGTGCTGAGCATGATCTTCAGCGAGGACATGGACGCCTCCGTGTGGCAGAACCTCGCCAGGGCCTGCCACGAGGAAATTAAGAACGGCGCCGACGGCATCATCGTCACTCACGGGACGGACACGCTGAGCTACACGGCCGCGGCCCTCTCCTTCATGGTCCGGTCGCCCGTGCCGATCGTGCTCGTTGGGGCGCAAAGGTCCTCGGACCGGCCCTCGAGCGATAACGCCATGAACATGATCTGCGCCACGGCCGTATCAACGTCAGACATCGCCGGCGTCACGGTGGTCATGCACGGCGAGACGTCGGACGATTTCTGTTATGTTCATCGTGGCACCAAGGTCCGTAAGCTTCACACGTCCATGAGGACCGCTTTCCAGAGCGTGAATGTGCCCCCCATCGCCCGAGTGGACTATGCCACCAGGAAGATCACTCCCATCACGGGATACGTAAAGCGGGGCGAGCAGGAGCTTAAATTAATGGGCGATATGGAGACGAAGTGCGCCCTCGTCAAGTTCTACCCGGGCATGTCCCCCGAGATCATCGACTATTACCGGGAGAAAAGCTTCAAAGGGCTGGTGCTGGAGGGCACCGGGCTGGGCCACGTGAGCACGAAGTGGCTGCCCGCGATAGAGAAGGCCGTATCGGCCGGCATAACGATAGTGATGACCTCCCAGTGCATCAACGGCCGCATATGCGACCGCGTATACTCCACGGGCATCGACCTGCTGAAAGCTGGAGCCATAGAGGGCGAGGACATGCTGCCCGAAGTGGCCCTCGTGAAGCTCATGTGGGCCCTGGGGCAGACGAACGATATGGCCCAGGTAAAGAGGATCATGCAACATGACTACGCGGGCGAGATACACTGGAGGTCGACCGTATGA
- the gatE gene encoding Glu-tRNA(Gln) amidotransferase subunit GatE, protein MSLDYAKLGLKAGLEIHQQLATGHKLYCCCPPMDRDAKDSNFEFFRYLRARESELGEVDRAAAEQAMARKKFLYKTYDTTCLVENDEEPPRPLNPQALDVALKASLMLNMMPVDEVFTMRKIVVDGSNTTGFQRTCFVSSGGFLETASGRVGVDTLCLEEDAASKVETKGDTVTYSLDRLGIPLIEIATAPDIHTPAQAREVALYIGTLLRSLSEVKRGLGTIRQDVNVSIARGARVEIKGVQTLDLVEQAVESEALRQVNLLEIRDELLSRGARVDGEVFDITDVLKDTASKVAKKALSSGGVALAVRLPGFRGLVGKEIQPGRRLGSEFSDRAKRAAGVGGIFHIDELPNYGITQAEVDAVVQKLGLGPQDAFVMVADTKEKSGRAMDAVKIRAAEALKGIPEETRGALPTGSTEYMRPLPGRARMYPETDVPSVDVTPAHLEKLRGELPETLPEKKARLMKEYGLNEELAGGVAYSAQSYGFEDVAKACGNPTLVARTMLGTTVELRREGVPVENLTEDQYKQLFKYVSESRIAKEAIPQVLAEMARGAPIDEAVTKLGLGGVDEADIRKIIKEIVVSRKDFVREKGEASQGGLMGPVMAKLRGKADGKLISRILKEEIQAELKK, encoded by the coding sequence ATGAGCCTTGACTACGCGAAGCTGGGCCTGAAGGCCGGCCTGGAGATACACCAGCAGCTCGCCACCGGCCATAAGCTGTACTGCTGCTGCCCGCCCATGGACAGGGACGCGAAGGACTCGAACTTCGAATTTTTTAGATACTTGAGGGCCAGGGAGAGCGAGCTGGGAGAGGTAGACAGGGCCGCGGCGGAGCAGGCAATGGCCAGGAAAAAGTTCCTGTATAAGACTTACGACACGACCTGCCTCGTGGAGAACGACGAGGAGCCGCCCCGGCCGCTGAACCCGCAGGCGCTGGACGTCGCCCTCAAGGCCTCGCTCATGCTGAACATGATGCCGGTGGACGAGGTGTTCACCATGAGGAAGATCGTGGTGGACGGCTCGAACACGACGGGCTTCCAGCGGACGTGCTTCGTCTCCTCGGGCGGGTTCCTGGAGACCGCCTCCGGCAGGGTCGGCGTGGACACGCTCTGCCTTGAGGAGGACGCCGCATCTAAAGTGGAAACGAAGGGCGACACCGTCACCTATTCGCTGGACAGGCTTGGAATACCGCTCATTGAGATCGCCACGGCGCCGGACATCCATACCCCAGCCCAGGCCAGGGAGGTGGCCCTGTATATCGGTACGCTGCTGAGGTCGCTGTCCGAGGTCAAGCGCGGCCTGGGCACCATCAGGCAGGACGTGAACGTCTCTATCGCCCGCGGGGCCAGGGTCGAGATCAAGGGCGTACAGACGCTGGACCTGGTGGAGCAGGCCGTGGAGAGCGAGGCGCTGCGGCAGGTGAACCTTTTAGAGATACGGGACGAGCTGCTGTCCCGCGGGGCCCGCGTGGACGGCGAGGTCTTCGACATTACCGACGTTTTAAAAGATACCGCATCGAAGGTAGCGAAGAAGGCGCTGTCCTCGGGAGGCGTCGCCCTCGCAGTGAGGCTGCCCGGGTTCAGAGGACTGGTCGGGAAGGAGATACAGCCCGGACGCCGCCTGGGGTCGGAGTTCTCCGACCGGGCGAAGAGGGCCGCAGGCGTTGGAGGCATATTCCACATAGACGAGCTGCCTAACTATGGGATCACCCAGGCGGAGGTGGACGCCGTCGTGCAGAAGCTCGGGCTGGGGCCGCAGGACGCGTTCGTCATGGTCGCCGACACGAAGGAGAAGTCGGGGCGCGCCATGGACGCCGTCAAGATAAGGGCCGCGGAGGCGCTGAAGGGCATACCCGAGGAGACCAGGGGAGCCCTGCCCACCGGAAGCACGGAATACATGAGGCCACTCCCCGGCAGGGCCAGGATGTACCCCGAGACGGACGTGCCCTCAGTAGACGTCACGCCCGCTCACCTGGAGAAGCTCAGGGGCGAGCTGCCCGAGACGCTGCCCGAAAAGAAGGCAAGGCTCATGAAGGAGTACGGCCTGAACGAGGAGCTGGCCGGCGGGGTCGCCTACTCCGCCCAGAGCTACGGGTTCGAGGACGTAGCGAAGGCCTGCGGGAACCCGACACTGGTGGCCCGTACCATGCTCGGCACCACAGTAGAGCTTAGACGCGAGGGCGTCCCGGTGGAGAACCTCACCGAGGACCAGTACAAGCAGCTCTTCAAGTACGTATCCGAGAGCAGGATAGCTAAAGAGGCCATACCCCAGGTGCTCGCCGAGATGGCCCGCGGCGCCCCAATAGACGAGGCCGTCACGAAGCTGGGCCTCGGCGGAGTGGACGAGGCGGACATCAGGAAGATCATAAAAGAGATCGTAGTATCAAGGAAAGACTTCGTCAGGGAAAAAGGCGAGGCGTCCCAGGGCGGGCTCATGGGCCCGGTCATGGCAAAGCTCAGGGGCAAAGCCGATGGCAAGCTCATCAGCAGGATACTCAAAGAAGAGATACAGGCGGAGCTTAAGAAATAA
- the purE gene encoding 5-(carboxyamino)imidazole ribonucleotide mutase yields MADVAVILGSASDRAIADRAVEVLSKNNISFDLQVLSAHRNPDELDVYVKRSDAKVYITIAGLSAALPGVVASKTSRPVIGVPVSAKLGGLDALLSIVQMPKGVPVACVGIDNGDNAAHLAIRILGVGQ; encoded by the coding sequence ATGGCAGATGTGGCAGTCATCCTCGGCTCCGCCTCGGACCGCGCCATCGCGGACAGGGCGGTCGAGGTTTTATCGAAGAATAACATCTCTTTTGACCTGCAGGTCTTATCGGCTCACCGCAACCCGGACGAGCTGGACGTGTACGTGAAGCGGAGCGACGCTAAGGTGTATATCACCATCGCCGGCCTCTCGGCCGCCCTTCCGGGCGTCGTGGCGTCGAAGACCTCCCGGCCCGTCATCGGCGTGCCCGTATCGGCGAAGCTGGGCGGCCTGGACGCGTTACTATCGATCGTGCAGATGCCGAAGGGCGTCCCCGTGGCCTGCGTGGGCATCGACAACGGCGACAACGCCGCGCACCTGGCGATACGGATCCTCGGGGTGGGACAGTGA